From the Entomomonas sp. E2T0 genome, one window contains:
- the sbcB gene encoding exodeoxyribonuclease I, whose amino-acid sequence MTTSIFWYDFETTGISPRADRPLQVAGIRTDLELNEIAEPINLYCQLSEDVLPHPQACLVTGITPETMLKKGVNEATFFQRLHHELSLPQTCTAGYNSIRFDDEVTRYGLYRNFYDPYAREWQGGNSRWDIIDLLRATYALRPEGMVWPQQDGRVSLRLELLTAQNGIQHEQAHDALSDVRATIALAKLVKEKQPQLYNYLFNLRFKKEVQARISLLKPMVHVSGRFSADRHYLSVVLPLAWHPVNKNAVIVCDLQKDITPLLTLTADEIVQYLYTKYEELPDDISPIPLKLIHINRCPVVAPMGVLREQDIERLPLDVAYCLKQAAQLKDSQLLWQSKLMDIYRQEGKQFAEAIDDPEQQLYAGFLSERDKRLCDHIRQLNPARLIDEMAHFEDGRLPELLFRYRARNYPDTLTKEERIQWQHFCKDRLIDINKGAPITLEQFKLVCQELFDNCDIQQQQILRLWQNYADNLEQKYL is encoded by the coding sequence ATGACAACTAGCATTTTTTGGTATGATTTTGAAACAACGGGAATTAGTCCGCGAGCAGATAGACCTTTGCAGGTAGCGGGTATTAGAACTGATTTAGAGCTTAACGAAATAGCAGAGCCTATAAATCTATATTGCCAGTTAAGTGAGGATGTTTTACCTCATCCTCAAGCCTGTTTAGTGACAGGGATTACACCTGAAACCATGTTAAAGAAGGGTGTCAATGAAGCTACTTTTTTTCAACGTTTACATCATGAGTTGTCTTTGCCACAAACTTGCACAGCAGGTTATAACAGTATTCGTTTTGATGATGAGGTGACTCGTTATGGCCTTTATCGTAATTTTTATGATCCTTATGCTCGGGAGTGGCAGGGGGGGAATAGTCGTTGGGATATTATAGATTTATTAAGAGCAACCTATGCACTTCGTCCAGAAGGTATGGTCTGGCCTCAACAGGATGGTAGAGTATCGTTACGTTTAGAACTATTAACAGCACAAAATGGCATTCAGCATGAACAGGCGCATGATGCATTATCAGATGTAAGGGCTACCATCGCATTAGCTAAATTAGTGAAAGAAAAACAGCCACAGCTTTATAATTATTTGTTTAATCTGCGTTTTAAAAAAGAAGTCCAAGCAAGAATTAGTTTATTAAAGCCAATGGTACATGTCTCAGGGCGGTTCTCCGCTGATCGACACTATCTATCTGTTGTTCTACCTTTAGCATGGCATCCTGTTAATAAAAATGCAGTGATTGTGTGCGATTTACAAAAAGATATAACCCCTTTGTTAACATTAACAGCTGACGAAATTGTTCAATATTTATACACTAAATATGAAGAGTTACCTGATGATATTTCGCCCATACCATTAAAACTTATCCATATTAATCGTTGTCCTGTTGTAGCACCTATGGGCGTGTTAAGAGAGCAAGATATTGAACGCTTACCATTAGATGTTGCTTATTGTTTGAAACAAGCAGCACAACTGAAAGATTCACAGTTACTATGGCAAAGTAAATTAATGGATATCTATCGACAAGAGGGTAAACAATTTGCTGAGGCTATTGATGACCCTGAACAGCAGTTATATGCTGGTTTTTTATCAGAACGTGATAAAAGGCTTTGTGATCATATACGGCAATTAAATCCAGCAAGGCTTATCGATGAAATGGCGCATTTTGAAGATGGTCGTTTACCAGAGTTATTATTTCGCTATCGGGCTAGAAACTATCCCGATACACTGACTAAGGAGGAGCGAATACAATGGCAGCATTTTTGTAAAGATCGATTAATAGATATTAATAAAGGCGCACCTATTACACTTGAGCAGTTTAAGTTGGTTTGCCAAGAATTATTTGATAATTGTGATATACAGCAACAACAAATCTTAAGATTATGGCAAAATTACGCAGATAATTTAGAGCAAAAATATTTATAA
- the purU gene encoding formyltetrahydrofolate deformylase — translation MNTFRLVISCPDGIGIVAKVSGFLATYNGWILEANHHSDLANGQFFMRHVIQAESLPFDLDGFKQAFAPIADQFKMTWQVTESSQKKKVMLMASKESHCLIDLLYRWHSNELDCDIVGVISNHNDLRSMVEWYGVPYHHVPVDANNKQESFDKVTQLIEDYKADCIVLARYMQILPPSLCQHYAHQIINIHHSFLPSFVGAKPYHQAAQRGVKLIGATCHYVTEELDAGPIIEQDVVRISHQHSIEDTVRLGRDVEKMVLARGLRYHLEDRVLVHGNKTVVFA, via the coding sequence ATGAATACCTTTCGGTTGGTAATTTCATGCCCTGATGGGATTGGTATTGTAGCTAAAGTAAGTGGATTTTTAGCTACCTATAATGGCTGGATTCTTGAAGCGAACCACCATTCAGATTTGGCAAATGGCCAATTTTTTATGCGCCATGTTATTCAAGCAGAATCGTTACCTTTTGATTTAGATGGTTTTAAACAGGCTTTTGCACCTATCGCTGATCAGTTCAAAATGACTTGGCAAGTAACTGAGTCCAGCCAAAAGAAAAAAGTCATGTTAATGGCAAGTAAAGAGTCACATTGTTTAATTGATCTGTTATATCGTTGGCATAGTAATGAGTTAGATTGTGATATTGTAGGTGTTATCTCCAATCACAATGATTTGCGTAGTATGGTTGAGTGGTATGGTGTACCGTATCACCATGTGCCTGTTGATGCTAATAATAAGCAAGAAAGTTTTGATAAAGTGACTCAGTTAATAGAAGACTATAAGGCAGACTGTATTGTATTAGCAAGGTATATGCAAATTTTGCCACCTTCGCTTTGTCAGCATTATGCTCACCAAATTATTAATATTCATCATAGTTTTTTACCTTCGTTTGTTGGGGCTAAACCTTACCACCAAGCAGCTCAACGAGGAGTGAAACTAATAGGTGCTACCTGCCATTATGTGACAGAAGAGCTAGATGCAGGCCCTATTATTGAGCAAGATGTAGTTCGTATTTCCCATCAACACAGCATCGAGGACACAGTAAGATTAGGAAGAGATGTAGAAAAAATGGTATTAGCAAGAGGGTTACGTTATCACTTAGAAGATAGAGTATTGGTCCATGGAAACAAAACCGTTGTTTTTGCATAA
- a CDS encoding GspH/FimT family pseudopilin: MKIFKEKGYTILELMMVIMILSILTVIAIPSFSGMSKKNAITATTNELVGLLQYAKTAAVTNNNPVIVCPYSKSSNDYACEDDFADSSTIGVFLYANPIKDLLRGMTVTNSVVITNDSTGSLGKAIAFYPDSSSAIHGIPDEFTKYDDDGAYTASTRLTLNNDYFPKGAGTVEWKIKAKKSTDDEKCNVIKVSAIGQSKVEQESCSDD; the protein is encoded by the coding sequence ATGAAAATTTTTAAAGAAAAGGGCTATACCATATTAGAACTAATGATGGTGATAATGATTCTATCGATATTGACGGTTATAGCGATCCCTAGTTTTTCTGGTATGTCAAAGAAAAATGCTATAACTGCTACAACAAATGAATTAGTGGGTTTACTCCAGTATGCAAAAACAGCAGCAGTTACAAATAATAATCCAGTAATTGTTTGTCCATACTCTAAAAGTTCAAATGACTATGCATGTGAAGATGATTTTGCAGATAGTAGCACTATAGGTGTTTTTCTTTATGCTAATCCAATAAAGGATTTGCTTAGGGGAATGACAGTTACAAATTCAGTAGTTATAACTAATGACAGTACTGGTTCATTGGGTAAGGCTATAGCATTTTATCCAGATAGTAGTTCTGCTATACATGGTATACCTGATGAGTTTACTAAATATGATGATGATGGAGCTTATACTGCTTCTACTAGATTGACATTAAATAATGACTATTTTCCTAAAGGAGCAGGGACTGTTGAATGGAAGATAAAGGCTAAAAAAAGTACTGATGATGAAAAATGTAATGTCATAAAAGTTTCTGCAATTGGACAAAGTAAGGTTGAACAGGAGAGTTGCAGTGATGATTAA
- the pilV gene encoding type IV pilus modification protein PilV: MIKMNAQRGFSILEVLIAFVILVIGILGASILIIRSSQVNVKAYETEQVALMANTFIEKMRVNSTNMDEYVNDQTGSQKSNCQGIGHWCSGTDMAAYDIYNFNQQINRLAVKNVTWSLSEEADDIMGVAGNKRYKLSITWDTAKEVGADPGASTEGSYYSYFIVNTAL; encoded by the coding sequence ATGATTAAGATGAATGCGCAACGTGGCTTTAGCATATTAGAGGTATTAATTGCTTTTGTTATTTTAGTTATTGGTATATTAGGTGCTTCTATTTTAATTATTCGTAGCTCGCAAGTTAATGTAAAGGCTTATGAAACAGAACAAGTAGCATTAATGGCTAATACTTTTATTGAAAAGATGAGAGTAAATTCAACCAATATGGATGAATATGTTAATGATCAAACAGGTTCACAAAAATCAAACTGTCAAGGGATTGGACATTGGTGTAGTGGTACTGATATGGCAGCATATGATATCTATAATTTTAATCAGCAAATTAATAGGTTAGCAGTTAAAAATGTAACATGGAGTCTTTCAGAAGAAGCAGACGATATAATGGGTGTTGCAGGAAATAAACGTTATAAGCTTTCTATTACATGGGATACAGCAAAAGAGGTTGGTGCAGATCCAGGAGCATCAACCGAAGGTAGCTATTATAGTTATTTTATTGTTAATACAGCATTATAA
- a CDS encoding PilW family protein, which produces MKSLLQAKQNGFSLIELMIALLLGMILLLGVTQVMISSSTLGTTTNNLSVNQDRAKTVLDLLGSEAGRAGYNGCGAGGELSWTGKNSDELRKRSFAVVPLKEPVGIMFAYGIDGKFAQSGETQLLSEDCFGRRLYYRNMIYQNCGTDNPEDLCIQGRTVATSGSFDLVDDRIEGVRIEKIVVTLENDAGEFSEVTIGGISSDSNYDDSDISNVVNLQEAKLITFYINVKTAAGTSADKYNASTAVERSYSATYRLRNL; this is translated from the coding sequence ATGAAAAGTTTATTGCAAGCAAAGCAAAATGGATTTTCCCTTATTGAACTAATGATAGCTCTATTACTAGGGATGATCTTATTGCTAGGTGTTACTCAAGTGATGATCTCTTCATCTACGTTAGGTACAACTACTAATAATTTATCTGTTAACCAAGATAGAGCAAAAACTGTTTTGGATTTGTTAGGTTCAGAAGCTGGAAGAGCAGGTTATAATGGTTGTGGTGCAGGGGGAGAGCTAAGTTGGACAGGGAAAAATAGTGATGAACTTAGAAAACGTTCTTTCGCTGTTGTCCCTTTGAAGGAACCTGTTGGTATTATGTTTGCTTATGGGATAGATGGGAAATTTGCCCAATCAGGTGAAACACAATTGTTATCTGAGGATTGTTTTGGGCGAAGGCTATATTATCGTAACATGATATATCAGAATTGTGGTACGGATAATCCTGAAGATCTTTGTATTCAAGGTAGAACAGTTGCTACTTCAGGTAGTTTTGATTTAGTTGATGATCGTATCGAAGGTGTTCGCATAGAAAAAATAGTCGTGACGCTTGAAAATGATGCTGGAGAGTTTAGTGAGGTTACTATCGGAGGAATTAGTAGTGATTCTAATTATGATGATAGCGATATTAGCAATGTTGTGAACTTACAGGAAGCTAAATTAATAACTTTTTATATTAATGTTAAGACCGCAGCGGGTACTAGTGCAGACAAATATAATGCCTCTACAGCGGTTGAAAGAAGTTACTCAGCTACTTATAGATTGAGGAATTTGTAA